GTTATATCCCGTCCCGTACATTCACTGATCACATAAgaaaagcaaaaccaaatgttttacagaAAGATAGAACAAGTGTGATATGCTAACTAAAAGAATCACTATTAAAGTATAGCACACTCGCTCAATTAACTAAAACAACAGGCTGCGTAGACGGACGGGGTTTGAACCCACAACCTCAGGTGCACTTGAAGAGGCCTAGTCATTAGGCTAGGCCTTCCTTGGCGAAAAGGAAATTCCGTTTCTTCTTAACTAAAGAAGTTGAGCTATGAAGCTAAACCACTGAATATGTAGAAATAAGATTGAGACCTGCCATTTGAACTTGTTCAAGTGTCAGACTCAGACTTAGACGTGCTCTCAATGTTTTGGAAATATTGTGCCTATGTTGAATAAGAACTTCTCGAGTCTCACTTTCCATTTTTGAAAACGATTTTGAAACTCTGAacgttatatttatataaaccaTTATTGTAAAAAATATGGCTTCGCCATTTTCTATTTTGGCATTTCTCGTTTCAGGTTTTGTGTTGCGGTGCTATAAGGACATGTGCAGGTGACCAGAACATCTTTAAGTACCTCAAGTTAAGCATGCATTAGCAACTTCTTCAGATCAAGGATAAGTAGAAGACATTTCAGCACTCATAAGGAGCAAACATAAGATCTAAAGTTAGAGGATAAAATTCAACTGTTTGGGGTAAGAGTAAAGAAAAGAAGTTACGAACCTATTCTAGTATCTAGTTTCATACTGAGCTTTCTTCCTTACTAATGATGTTGATGTGGGGAACAAGACAATCAAATAAATTCTACATTCTAACAGTGTTCCAACCTTCTAATCAACTGACCAACCACCTGGCTTATTTTTCGATCCTGAAAGAACAAATTGAATTTAAGCTATCAGATAATTGATTCTTATACCTTGATCACTTCCATTGTGGACTCTGATGCACCAACCACTGATAAAGTATTGACCTGAAAAGCTTAAAAGGGCATTTGGTTTTTCTTTGAGGAAAATCGACATAAGGTCTCTGCTTATGGCACAGCTCGATCACATAAAGCATGGGATAGCCAAGATGAATTAATCAGAGAACTGGGTTGTGGAAGACAAGGAAGGCCTAATGGGGATGAAATCCAAAAGAAATTGCAGGTTTTTGTTTTTCCTGCCATGTCTCTATTAAAAGTGAATGGTTTAATCCTTATCAACAAACAAAATGTACTTTAATCTCAATGGCGGCTTTTGATTGATGTTAGACATACAGTTCACAAACATCCTAGTTTTACTGCGTGCCTACATACCAGAGAATATAAAGATTCAGCTGAAGCGGGAGCGGGAGCTATATATCGTTTTATATCATATACCAAGCAAAGTTATAGGCATTGCATTGTCTTGGTCACATTGTAAAGGAATAGATTGCAAGTCTACTTGTCTACTGATGAATCTAACATCAAAAATTATTAGTAAGCTGGATTGATGCTTACATGCCCATGATCGTGTTCACCTGACagttaaaagaaaaacatgCCACGTTTTATAAGCTCTAGGATGCTGGCATCTAAATTTGCAGAAAGTTTTGGGCACTATCACCTAAAACGTAATGCTTACCTACTAGAAGGATGAAAGTGCAACTTTGCTAACAACGAGGAAACGGAGTATCCACAAAATGCTAGTAGCAGACTCAACGACTTTAGCTAGCAGCAAAATTCTTATACTTGTGACAAAATATTGGAATTGCAGACATTAATTAAGATGCAAGCAGCATTGTTATTGTACCTTTGCGCGGGTGGAAGAATTGGCTACAAAATGTTTCTAAATCTTTAGAAAATGACTTGGCATGAACGGAAAACGTCCTCTGCATGTCCAACAAAGCTTTTTGATTAGAACTTGAAAATCTTCTGCTGGTTTCTCTTGGAAAGAAAGACATGCCAGGAGAAACATCATTCAACCCATTCCCCGTAACATCTTTTCCGTTGAGAAGAGGACTGGATCGGAAAAATGGTAATGCCTGATTCGATGTTGCCACAATAGCTGGACAAAAGAACACATTAATCACACTAATAAGATCTGAACctgtaaaaatgtaaaacaccAATCTACGCAGAAACTTAAATGCAtttgaaacaaacaaaaaacaaacttaTATACCGAAAACGTCAAATAGGATGCAACAAATTATTATCTTCAACTAACACTAGTCACAGCCAATAAAACCAAAGATTTACTCCAACTGATAATAACAAGAAATAAGACATGAAGGTACCACTATAAGGAAGTTGAAAGATGTAATTAGCAGGAAGACCAATGCCAAAACCAGCAAAAGTTATGCCGACACTAAATCCAACACCGCAGCCAGCACCAACGTAACCAATGACCTCAGGACCGAAGCCAGGGCCCCATCCGACGCCACAGCCAAAGCCTAGTCCCATGCCCCAAAAGGCTCCTAGAGTAGGATGTACAGGATTCCATCTCTCGTACCTCCTGAATAACCCTTTTATGATCATTTCAACCTaacattcaaaacaaaaaacacaacATAAAGACCAGCGAACCGTAACTCAAACAGTATAAGCGCTAGACACAGCATTCTGctaattataaaaaactaaacacaacatataaaatcagcccttttaaaaattaaaattttctgaTAAATATACATCAATTGCAATTAAAATTACCTTTTCTTATTACTATATAgaggaaaataaaaagaagCTGAATTGGGCATTTTTTTCCCAAACAATTTACAGGCATTAAGTAGAGTGaacaaaatgtaaattttaCCATAGTGTTAGTGTGAATTGATGAATGAAAATAAGAATGGAGGATGATTAAATACCAGTAGTTAATTTTGGAAAtggaaaacaacaaaaattagCATCCATCCATTTTTCCATGTGATAATTATCCTTTGCCGGGTGAAGTTGTGAGAGAGCGAAAGAGAAAGATAACAAGAGTGGACTGCTAAAAACCGCCCGAATTTAACTACATACCGCcctaaatattaaatttctatcctttatctaaaaaaactaaaattcaaaCTCTCTCAACTCTATTCAAACCTGAAGAACAACAATCACTATATCAAGCTCAAATGTCGGATTCTAACTGGAAAAGTGGACAATAACAACCGGTTAGTAatcgtttttaatttttacaaattttttaatgattttgtggattttttgaattttttgaattttttttgttgcgGACGCAATCCGAACAACTCTGGATCGCGTCCGCAGCAGCGGCGGACGTCCGCCGGAGAAGTGCGGCAGTATGTAGTTAAtatacatttaaatttaaaagaaatgtaACATGTGGATATGTAGCATGTgtacaatttaaaagaaatgacaattaatttaatatatttatttttgacaaaataactaaatatggCAATTAGagtaagaaaattaatatacatttaaatttaaattagatataAATTATCTCTTTAAACAAGAcacatctaatttttttattctactaCAAAATATCTCCTCAAAAAATAGTCAGaagaacaaaaaatattttttttaaaatgcaaaaaacataaataaaatgagaggtgttttaaaaattaatgcaAAATCTGCAAATACGTTTGATAGTTTattacttaaaataaataaataattcaaattaatatattcaaagaaattaaaagaaaaaattacttTCTAGTAATGCAATTAATAAACACATAATAAACACTATTcaagataatttatttaaacaattatcatatttgtaaattaaattaatcatcttactaataattaataaataatgcTTAAATTGAGTTATCATGCTTATCAATAGGTAAATTAATACAATAATGACGTGCTCATATTTTTGTGGTAATTTCTCAAAATACATGTTTAgacattttatttataactttacaTTGTgagttttgacttttcttttctgacttttattatttacgaaaaatactttttttgtaatttcataaaatacctttttcggttttcaatttttgttttcggtttttttggttcggtcgaccgaaccgaccgacagttttttatatagtgtaaaattagtgtatatatagtgtatacatagtgttaattttttattttttatagattttttttctggaattttttattttattttttatagtgtaacagcagtgtatatatagtgtttttatggtgtttatatagtgtataagtaatgtataagtagtgtatttatggcattttttAGTGTGTTTTGTGGTTTATACCATAAAAcgctgcaaatacaccataaacactgcaaatacaccataaatactgtaaatgcaccataaatatactaacggcagaaatacactataaatacaccaaaaatacactaaaacgtaaagatattataaaattactataaatgcatcataaatcaatttattttttacaaaatcagtagcaataaacaaatttatgaataagagaagaaaaaataaataattatatgaataatagaacaactttataaataaaaaattatagatttacaataattttatttacaaaatatttaaataattacaaaaaacctaaaaaattacacaaatctaaaaacgagttgAGAAATctatagcgcgaacggaagagatgaacggactagcgcgaacggaaaagacgaacggaaaaacgattgaaaacgacgagaaatccatcggaagtagacgaacggaagcgcgaccggaaagacgaacggaaaagacgaacggaaaaataatcggaggagataaactgaaaatcaaatgaaaaaaaaagaagaaaaaagagagaattttgagaaaaaagagagagaaaaaagagaaaaaaagatgGATATGTAAAAGTTTAATCTAAAATAAGATAagctttttttatatagtgggtattttggtaaataaattGACGAATTAGATAGTCTTGGATAAGAGAAAAAGATGGgttaaaatgatataaatacTTTGGCAAGAACatgtatttggaaaataattcccatatttttttgtttattaatgaaaaatttaggtgaacttaataaataaagataatgattttaaaagaatatattaaaagaataatGTAATTTAGAGTTGGTCACTTTGTTGTCCaccctttttagaattttatctgtttaaaaagtgaaaatgttaatattataaagggttaattacatataaaattatgacctttgcgtcaaatttcaaaaataacataatttttgaaacgtgtcaattatagacaccacctttcattttttttcaaaaataacatcggtAATTTTTAGtagcatttttgctgacgtggcatgacacgtggcaggcccatcggctgtccaagtcagcaaaatttcaccaaaaaatatgCTCATGacgaaattgaaaaaaaaaataaaaagtggtgtctataattgacatgttttaaaggtaatgttatttttgaaacttagTGCAaaagtcatgattttatatgtaattaaccctattgTAAATAAGACAAATTAATATAGCAGAGATATGAgaaacaaacataaaaatgactgcttattttttgaaaaaagagtATTTATTATGTACAgcgtataaaataaataaaaacttcactaaaaagaatatatatgtAAAGGGACTTATTAGgtgtatatttaaaataagaaaataataaaaaatactatttcaatgtgaaaaaaatattataaatacctTTGAATTTTTGTCTAACTTTTTTTATACTcttcatattaaaatattatgaattttaCACTCACATAACTAACTcagtctctctctctctccctcCCTCCCTCCCCTATTTTTTCTATCATTcttttttctccatttttattcTCTCCTTCTTCATTATTTCTCCGCCATCATCTTGCCATCGCCTCCGCCATCATTTCTGCCATCGCTCCGTCGTCGTATTACCGTCGTTCCACTATTATTTGAGATTTAAATTATCGATTCTATAACTTTTATGGTTTATTTTAACTTGCATACTTAAAAAATATCGATCTTacaatttttcagttttcagatctaaaaatttGTAGAAAAAAACGAATttcatatgaaaaaataattttctacaaaaaaaaaaacaatttctgCGGTTTATCATATCATTAAcactacattatcatgtcgtaatcataacactgcagaaaataaaataaaaatatatggaaaataatatttgattatcatattgttatcataatattatcttgacgtactttatcataacaatatattatcataacattatcatgacgtactttatgataacagtatattatcataaccttatcatgacctactttatcataatagtatattatcataacatcaTCATAacatactttatcataatagtatattatcataacatcaTCATaacatactttatcataactatatcataatattttattatacctTACCATATTATCAGAcggtatcatattattatcatcaaatttatcatattattatcatagcgttatttatcttttatcataactatatcatactattatcataactatatcataatattatcatgacgtactttatcataactatatcgtaactttttatcataaacttatcatattattatcagaATATTATCACAATATAATTTATCATAGcagtattaaaaaatattatcataacattatcatgacgtactttatcaaaACTATATCATAATTaccatactatt
This region of Mercurialis annua linkage group LG1-X, ddMerAnnu1.2, whole genome shotgun sequence genomic DNA includes:
- the LOC126666134 gene encoding cadmium-induced protein AS8 isoform X1 yields the protein MVEMIIKGLFRRYERWNPVHPTLGAFWGMGLGFGCGVGWGPGFGPEVIGYVGAGCGVGFSVGITFAGFGIGLPANYIFQLPYSAIVATSNQALPFFRSSPLLNGKDVTGNGLNDVSPGMSFFPRETSRRFSSSNQKALLDMQRTFSVHAKSFSKDLETFCSQFFHPRKGQYFISGWCIRVHNGSDQGPRD
- the LOC126666134 gene encoding cadmium-induced protein AS8 isoform X2; protein product: MIIKGLFRRYERWNPVHPTLGAFWGMGLGFGCGVGWGPGFGPEVIGYVGAGCGVGFSVGITFAGFGIGLPANYIFQLPYSAIVATSNQALPFFRSSPLLNGKDVTGNGLNDVSPGMSFFPRETSRRFSSSNQKALLDMQRTFSVHAKSFSKDLETFCSQFFHPRKGQYFISGWCIRVHNGSDQGPRD
- the LOC126666134 gene encoding cadmium-induced protein AS8 isoform X3, which produces MVEMIIKGLFRRYERWNPVHPTLGAFWGMGLGFGCGVGWGPGFGPEVIGYVGAGCGVGFSVGITFAGFGIGLPANYIFQLPYSAIVATSNQALPFFRSSPLLNGKDVTGNGLNDVSPGMSFFPRETSRRFSSSNQKALLDMQRTFSVHAKSFSKDLETFCSQFFHPRKGPRD